From Streptomyces sp. TLI_105, the proteins below share one genomic window:
- a CDS encoding VOC family protein codes for MTRPNNGMLHHVEIWVPDLERAAASFGWLLEALGYTLFQSWGNGRSWRLGATYLVVEQSSALTAGEHDRCRPGLNHLAFHVEDPGTVDVLVAEAPRHGWSLMFPDRHPHAGGEQTYAAYLENVDGFEVELVAINPSEPD; via the coding sequence ATGACCCGGCCGAACAACGGGATGCTGCACCACGTCGAGATCTGGGTGCCCGACCTGGAGCGGGCCGCCGCCTCGTTCGGCTGGCTGCTGGAGGCCCTGGGCTACACCCTGTTCCAGAGCTGGGGCAACGGCCGCAGCTGGCGGCTCGGAGCGACCTACCTGGTCGTCGAGCAGTCCTCCGCCCTCACCGCCGGCGAGCACGACAGGTGTCGGCCCGGGCTGAACCATCTGGCGTTCCACGTCGAGGATCCCGGCACCGTGGATGTGCTGGTCGCCGAGGCACCGCGACACGGCTGGAGCTTGATGTTCCCTGACCGCCACCCGCACGCCGGCGGCGAACAGACCTATGCCGCCTACCTGGAGAACGTCGACGGCTTCGAGGTCGAACTCGTCGCCATCAACCCATCCGAGCCAGACTGA
- a CDS encoding helix-turn-helix domain-containing protein has product MPPSLEQQRDRQAQHRLAVLRHAEEVTGNVALTCRYYGISRTCFYKWLRRYQDEGLEGLRDRSSKPHHCPHATEADVINKIVYLRQHYHFGPMKIKMYLKRYHDIDIACSAVYRILKKLGMNRLPASQRYQRHDKRYTRYEKQLPGNRVQIDVKFIEPIGLPEQTAAAAPVTGTLPKRRRRAKYYQFTAIDDCTRLRVLRIYPRCDQKTAVQFVERSHRIDAEEFYRMLDGILIDDTGVFNDKLRKWEDYYNYHRPHGALGGQTPYERLKQKTQTPL; this is encoded by the coding sequence ATGCCCCCTTCGCTGGAACAGCAGCGGGACCGTCAGGCCCAGCATCGCCTGGCGGTCCTGCGCCACGCCGAGGAAGTCACCGGAAACGTCGCGCTGACCTGCCGCTACTACGGCATCAGCCGCACGTGCTTCTACAAATGGCTGCGCCGGTATCAGGACGAGGGCCTCGAGGGCCTGCGGGACCGCTCCAGCAAGCCTCACCACTGCCCGCACGCCACCGAGGCCGACGTCATCAACAAGATCGTCTACCTGCGGCAGCACTACCACTTCGGCCCGATGAAGATCAAGATGTACCTGAAGCGGTACCACGACATCGACATCGCCTGCTCAGCCGTCTACCGCATCCTCAAGAAGCTCGGCATGAACCGCCTGCCGGCCTCCCAACGCTACCAACGGCACGACAAGCGCTATACCCGCTACGAGAAGCAGCTGCCCGGCAACCGCGTCCAGATCGACGTGAAGTTCATCGAACCGATCGGCCTGCCGGAGCAGACCGCGGCCGCGGCGCCGGTCACCGGCACCCTGCCCAAGCGGCGCCGCCGGGCGAAGTACTACCAGTTCACCGCCATCGACGACTGCACCCGGCTGCGCGTGCTGCGGATCTACCCGCGATGCGACCAGAAGACCGCAGTCCAGTTCGTCGAACGCTCCCACCGCATCGACGCGGAGGAGTTCTACCGCATGCTCGACGGCATCCTCATCGACGACACCGGCGTCTTCAACGACAAGCTGAGAAAGTGGGAGGACTACTACAACTACCACCGCCCCCACGGCGCCCTCGGCGGCCAGACACCCTACGAACGCCTCAAGCAGAAGACCCAGACCCCGCTGTAA
- a CDS encoding NIPSNAP family protein, which produces MVTIHLKYEIDADKLEDFEEYGRRWVRLVNRFGGTHHGYFLPSEGDSDIAYALFSFPSLAAYERYRTDSMSDPECQEAFQLARETRCIKRYERRFLRPLDGLS; this is translated from the coding sequence ATGGTCACCATTCATCTGAAGTACGAGATCGACGCCGACAAGCTCGAGGACTTCGAGGAGTACGGCCGGCGCTGGGTCCGGCTCGTCAACCGTTTCGGCGGGACGCACCACGGCTACTTCCTGCCGAGCGAGGGCGACAGCGACATCGCCTACGCCCTCTTCTCGTTTCCCAGCCTGGCCGCGTACGAGCGGTACCGCACGGACAGCATGTCCGACCCCGAGTGCCAGGAGGCGTTCCAACTGGCGCGTGAGACCCGCTGCATCAAGCGGTACGAGCGCCGCTTCCTCCGGCCGCTCGACGGCCTCTCCTGA
- a CDS encoding gamma carbonic anhydrase family protein — MLMTHEGRSPSVHPTAYVAPTATLCGDVRVGAGCRVLFGAVLTAEGGPVELGEGGIVMENAVLRGTRRDPLVLGRQVLVGPTSYLTGCRVEDEVFLATGSRVFNGARIGTRSEVRINGVVHLRTVLPAGSTVPIGWVAVGDPVRILPPEDHDGIWAVQKDLDFPGYVFGLDRPAGGESLMPAVSERFGRALGRHSDDRQI, encoded by the coding sequence ATGCTTATGACTCATGAGGGCCGTTCGCCCTCCGTCCACCCCACCGCCTATGTCGCTCCGACCGCCACGCTGTGCGGGGACGTGCGCGTGGGGGCCGGGTGCCGGGTGCTGTTCGGTGCGGTGCTCACCGCCGAGGGCGGACCGGTGGAGCTGGGCGAGGGCGGCATCGTGATGGAGAACGCGGTCCTGCGCGGCACCCGACGGGACCCGCTGGTCCTGGGACGGCAGGTCCTGGTGGGCCCCACCTCCTACCTGACCGGCTGCCGGGTCGAGGACGAGGTCTTCCTGGCCACCGGCAGCCGCGTCTTCAACGGGGCACGGATCGGGACCCGCTCCGAGGTGCGGATCAACGGCGTCGTGCACCTGCGCACCGTGCTGCCCGCCGGCTCGACGGTGCCGATCGGCTGGGTCGCCGTCGGCGACCCGGTGCGCATCCTTCCGCCGGAGGACCACGACGGGATCTGGGCGGTGCAGAAGGACCTGGACTTTCCCGGATACGTCTTCGGCCTGGACCGCCCCGCCGGTGGCGAGAGCCTGATGCCGGCCGTCTCCGAACGCTTCGGCCGCGCCCTCGGCCGCCACAGCGACGACCGACAGATCTGA
- a CDS encoding dihydrofolate reductase family protein, translating into MRKLIYGMNLSLDGYIAAPGDDIGWSVPSDELFQFWSDRLQATDLTLYGRKLWQTMSSYWPTGDQQPGATPAEIEFARRWRDMSKVVFSSTIDEVDWNTLLVTGDAVAEIRRLKAEDGGPMDIGGATLAGAAMRAGLIDEYVLATAPVLVGGGTPFFTALDNWVNLKLVETRTLPCGVVLTRYETRR; encoded by the coding sequence ATGCGGAAACTGATCTACGGCATGAACCTGTCCCTGGACGGCTACATCGCCGCGCCCGGCGACGACATCGGCTGGAGCGTGCCGAGCGACGAGCTGTTCCAGTTCTGGTCCGACCGGTTGCAGGCGACCGACCTGACGCTGTACGGGCGCAAGCTGTGGCAGACGATGAGCTCCTACTGGCCGACCGGTGACCAGCAGCCGGGCGCCACCCCTGCGGAGATCGAGTTCGCGCGCCGCTGGCGGGACATGTCGAAGGTGGTGTTCTCCTCGACGATCGACGAGGTCGACTGGAACACCCTCCTGGTCACCGGCGACGCGGTCGCCGAGATCAGACGGCTCAAGGCCGAGGACGGCGGCCCGATGGACATCGGCGGCGCGACGCTCGCCGGGGCGGCCATGCGGGCCGGGCTGATCGACGAGTACGTGCTGGCCACCGCGCCGGTCCTGGTGGGCGGCGGCACGCCGTTCTTCACCGCGCTGGACAACTGGGTGAACCTCAAGCTGGTGGAGACGCGGACGCTTCCCTGCGGCGTGGTCCTGACCAGGTACGAGACGAGGCGCTGA
- a CDS encoding translation initiation factor 2 codes for MNQRDAFIIGETETDCHIFEGDGTRPIREENVTIIYEPGLRRVDLPVKVQQWRHEIEAEQKRKQAVGERFAWNNPRFAVESVVSSRTDETEEPQVRISLCDADYYDFLATSINLDRPLDEGDSSATLRSQYLTNSDPVEAPSFLSCSFGVNVAVETGLDGKMVFARRSIQVEGQNKQRWNSSVNEGLAAIHDVPADGRPISLKAVARRALREELAVQDEDAVELELLAFALDLRNHQWAAFYRAVLTDLSSADLVARRSRGIEDKWEHDRFSFVPADPDSVLDFLLDEDPEKTWTPCAPALFYLSLVRASVIARGGSPSGRLDVEAAERRALRRLKEAG; via the coding sequence ATGAATCAGCGCGACGCGTTCATCATCGGGGAGACGGAGACGGACTGCCACATCTTCGAGGGGGACGGCACGCGTCCGATCCGGGAGGAGAACGTCACCATCATTTACGAGCCCGGCCTCCGCCGGGTGGACCTACCGGTGAAGGTCCAGCAGTGGCGCCATGAGATCGAGGCGGAACAGAAGCGCAAGCAGGCGGTCGGAGAGCGCTTCGCGTGGAACAACCCCCGCTTCGCCGTGGAGAGCGTCGTCTCCTCCCGTACCGACGAGACCGAAGAGCCCCAGGTGCGGATCAGCCTGTGCGACGCGGACTACTACGACTTCCTTGCCACCTCCATCAACCTGGACAGGCCCCTGGACGAGGGGGACTCCTCCGCCACGCTGCGTTCGCAGTACCTGACGAACTCCGACCCGGTGGAGGCCCCCTCCTTCCTCTCCTGCAGCTTCGGCGTCAACGTCGCCGTCGAGACCGGCCTCGACGGGAAGATGGTCTTCGCCCGAAGGAGCATCCAGGTCGAGGGCCAGAACAAGCAGCGCTGGAACTCGTCGGTCAACGAAGGGCTCGCCGCCATCCACGACGTCCCGGCGGATGGCAGGCCCATCAGTCTCAAGGCCGTGGCGCGGCGCGCGCTCCGCGAGGAACTGGCCGTCCAGGACGAGGACGCCGTCGAGCTGGAACTGCTCGCCTTCGCCCTCGACCTGCGTAACCACCAGTGGGCGGCTTTCTACCGCGCGGTGCTCACCGACCTCAGCTCCGCGGACCTCGTCGCCCGCCGCAGCCGGGGCATCGAAGACAAGTGGGAGCACGACCGGTTCAGCTTCGTCCCGGCCGATCCCGACAGTGTGCTCGATTTCCTCCTGGACGAGGATCCCGAGAAGACCTGGACACCGTGCGCCCCCGCGCTCTTCTACCTCTCCCTGGTCCGGGCCTCCGTCATCGCCCGCGGGGGCTCCCCGTCGGGCCGGCTGGACGTCGAGGCCGCCGAACGCCGTGCGCTGCGGCGGCTCAAGGAGGCCGGCTGA